One Acidobacteriota bacterium genomic window, TGGAGCCATGCGTTGGCGCCGGTTCGTGGATCCTCGGTCGCCTTCCGCATCGCATCCAGCGCCCCGGCCCGGTCTCCCCGACCGTGAAGCACGATCGCCAGGTTCATCTGCGCATCGCCATAGCCGGGCTCCAGCTCCAGGGCTCGTCGAAGCAATCGCTCGGCGGTGAGCGGGTCCCCGTCCCGAATGGCGAGGCTCGCCAGGTTGTTCAGCGGAGACGGATACGCGGGGTCCGCGTCGACGGCCCGACGCCACATCTCCCGAGCCCGGTCCAGCTCCTCGACCTGATAATAGAGTGAGGCCAGGTTGTTCAACACCGTCGCGTTGTTGGGTGCCTTGCCCAGGGCGCGTCCGTAGAGATCGATGGCTCGATCGACGGCTCCACGAGCCTGATAGACCAACGCCAGATTGTTGTACGCCCCCATGAAGTAGGGGTCCGCCTCGATGGCCGCCAGGTACCAGCGCTCCGCGTCGTCCAGACTCCCCCGTCGCTTCGAGATGTTGCCGAGATTGTTGCGAGCCAACGCGGCGTCGGGATCCAGATTGGACGCGGTGAGGTAGGCGTCCCACGCCTCGTCGATCCGACCGGCCTGCTCCAGGATCAAACCAAGGGTGTTGCGTACCTCCGCGGCGTCCGGCTCGAACTCCAGGACCCGACGGGCCTCGGCCTCTGCGGACTCGAGATCGCCGTCGGCCAGGTCCAGGATCGCCAACTGATGGCCCGCGATCCTGCGAGTGGTCTCGTGGCCCTGCGCCTGCCGGAACTGTTGTCGCGCCTGATCCAGCTTCCCCTGGAACCGTTGGGCCAGGCCTAGATTGAAGATCAGCATCGGCGCCGAGGGCTGCACGACGAGCCCCTGACGAAACTCCTCCTCCGCGTCGGCGTAGCGCCCCTCGGAGAGGAATGCGACGCCGGCGTTGTTCCGTGCCGTCAACGAATCTCCGGCATCGCCGCCACCGGCCGAGATATAGCCGAGGCTCTCCAGCTTCACGAGAAGATCCTGCGCCGACGGGTCGAGACCCACCTGGTGTCGGGGTTCCTGTCGCCGCGGCTCGTCGTCGCGATAGAGCACCGGATGCCGGGAGAAGAAGTCCGCCTCCAGGGCGCCGGCCAGGACTCGACCGGGCCACGATTCGGGAATCGGTTGACCGAAGAGTGCCATCAACGTCGGCGCGACGTCGTAGATGCTGGTCTCCTCCAGCCGTGCGTCCGGATCGACGTGAGCCCCAGAGAGGAGCAGGATCCCGAAGCGCCGATGCCAGTCCGCCGCGGCCCCATGCCCGATCCGGGAATCGGTGGTCTGGGGCCGGGTGCTGTCGCTGGCGAAGCCATGATCGGAGACAACCATCACGGTCCAGGACTCGTCACGTTCGGCGAGGAGTTCGCCGATGTAACCGTCGACGGTCTCGTAGTACCGATCCACGATCTCCCCGAAGCTCTCGATTCCAGACGCGTCCACTCCGGGCAAGGGGGGATTTCGATAAGGCATGAAGAGATGGCCGACCGTATCGGTGCCCTCGAAATAGACCATCTGGAGTCGCACCGGACGATCGGCATGGAGGACCCTGTGAATCCCGCGGTAGGTCTCCCCGGAGGCCAGCAGGGTTCGGAACTCGTCCAGCAGCTCCCGCTCCTGTTCGTCGTACGCCGAGGCATCCTTCCGCTCGCCGGCAAGATAGGGCTGCACCTGGTCCCAACCGACGCTCTCCGGAGTCACCATCGAGTCCCGCAATTGGCCGTACAGTTCGGGAGGCCAGGTCTTTCCCTCGGCGTCGTCCAGGTCCGTCTCCCAATCGAAGAGTTGGTAGGCGATCCGATCCGAGACCATGTAGCCGCGTACCGGGTCTGCGGGCCACGACGCCCACCAGCCCACCACGCCGACCTCGACATCGGCGGCGGAGAGGAGCTCCCAGACCGCCGGCGACAATCGCTGGGCCGACGTGACCGGCTGACGTGCGCCACCCGATGGGTCGTCGACCAGGAAGTCCAGGATGCCGTGACGGCTCGGCTCAACGCCGGTGGCGATGCTGGTCCAGATCACCGGCGACAGCATCGGCGAGATCGAGAGCAGCTTCGCGCGGACGCCACGATCGACCAGCCCCCGCAGATGGGGAAGTCTCCCCTGCTCGATGAGGGGATCGATGACCGCCCAATCCGCGCCGTCCAGGCCGATCACGAGAACCTTCACGTCGTCGCGAGCCACGCTCTGGTTGTCGACGCTTCGGAGCAGATCGATGGAATCGAGTTCGAGCCGCCGAAGATCGACGCCCCGTTCGAGGAGTTGGCGGCCGAGCTCCCGTTCGAAGTCGCGCACCTGACTCCCGGTCAGGCTCGGGCGCCCCTCTCCCAGGGTGTAGACCCCCGCAGACTCCGTGATCGCATCCCGCAGTACTCCCGGAAGCCCCTCGCCCCCGGACGAAGCGTGGAGTTCCCGCCACGACTCGGGGCGTGCGCGGACCGTGATCCAACCTCGAAATCCGTAGCGCGACCCGTCCCGCGCCTGAAGCTGCAGCGCCTCCGCCTGGGGAAGCGGAAGCTCGACCCCCTGGGACGGATAGCGGTCTCGGCGAGTCAGGAGCGGGATCGACCAACGCAGGCCGGTTTCGACCTTGCGCAGCCCGAGACCGACCCGGGACTCGACGACGACGAACTCGTCGGCGTCGACACGGAACGCGCCGGCCCAGGCCAATAGCGCCAGCGCGAATCCGCCGGCGACCACGATCAGCCGAAGCCGCTGGCGGCTAACCGGCGTCCTTGAGTCGATCGGCGACGTCGGTCTTCTCCCAGGTGAAGCCTTCTTCGTCCCGTCCGAAGTGGCCGTAGGCGGCAGTCTGGCGGAACACCGGTCGACGCAGCTGCAGATGATCGATGATCCCCTTGGGCTGCAACGGGAAGTGCTCTCGAACGAGATCGGACAGTCGTGCGTCGTCGACGGTGCCGGTGCCAAAGGTGTCGACCATCACGGAAACCGGATCGGCGATGCCGATGGCGTAGGCCAGTTGGACTTCGATACGATCGGCGAGGCCGGCGGCGACGATGTTCTTCGCAATGTAGCGGCCCATGTAGGACGCAGAACGGTCGACCTTGGTCGAGTCCTTGCCGGAGAACGCTCCGCCGCCGTGGTGCCCCATCCCGCCGTAGGTATCGACGATGATCTTGCGACCCGTGAGGCCGGCGTCACCCTTGGGACCACCGACCACGAAGTTGCCGGTCGGGTTGACCAGGATGCGGGTCTTATCGTCCACCAGGTCCTTCGGCATCACCGGACCGATCACCGTCTCGCGAAGCGCCTCGGTGATCTGTGCACCGGTCACGCCCTCGTCGTGCTGGGTCGATAGGAGGATCGCGTCGATGCGGACCGGCCGCTGGCCGTCATACTCGACGGTCACCTGCGACTTGCCGTCGGGACGTAGGAACTTGACGTCGCCACTCTTGCGAACGGCGGCCATCTGTCGCACCAGTTTATGCGAGAGGCTGATCGGGAGCGGCATCAGCTCTTTCGTCTCACGACATGCGTAGCCGAACATCAAACCCTGATCTCCGGCACCGCCCGGGTCCACGCCCATGGCGATATCCGGACTCTGCTCGTCGATCGTGGATAGAACCGCACAGGTGTCGTGATCGAATCCGTAGCCCGGATCGGTGTAACCGATCTCGGCGATGGTGCGACGGGCGACATTGGGGAGATCGACATAACCGGTCGTCGTGATCTCTCCGGCGATGAGACAGAGACCCGTCGTGACCAACGTCTCGCAGGCCACGCGACACTGGGGGTCGACCGTCAGGATCGCGTCCAGGATCGCATCGGAGATCTGATCGGCGACCTTATCTGGATGGCCCTCGGTCACGGACTCGGAGGTAAAGAGGTGTCGGTTGTTCGATCCCATATCGGCAAATACTCCTGAATTCTTGGGGTCTTTCGGAGACGGCATCCTATCACTCGGAGGGAAGTTGCGCCGACTATGTCACACCTGGGGTCGCGCGCGGTAACGCACCGTGTTCGGCCCCAGAATCCGCTCCATTGCCGCCGAAAACTCCCTGGACGGTTGGACACGTAGTTGGCTCTCGACGCGGGCCACGAGCCGGTAACTCCCGGGCCTGGCCAGCTCGAGATAGAGTTGCGTTTCCCCCCGATGCTCCTCGACAATGCTCAGAATCGACGCGACCGTCGTCTCGTCGAGGTCGGCCGCGTGGATCTTGACCTGCACGGCCTCGACCCGCCGTTCCCGTAGGTCCTCGAGCGGACAGACCGAGTCGGCGATCACTCGCACGCGACCTTCGTCGACCTCATAACGCCCGAAGACCATGATGGCGCGTTCGTCATCGATCTCTTCCTGGGCCGCCTGATAGGCCTTCGGAAAGACCAGGACGTCCACCTGCCCGTCCATGTCGTCGAGGGTCAATGAGGCCCACCAATCGCCTCGCTTCGACTTCCGCCTGCGAAGGTCCCCGACGATACCGCCGACCGCGACCTCCGTCCCCGACGGTAGCTGTTGCAGCATGCCGACGCGATGGGATGCGAAGTCGCCGAGTAGCTCGGCGTGACTCTCGAGGGGATGACCGGAGACGTAGAAACCCAGCGAGGCCTTCTCGTGACTGAGCCGTGTCTTCTCGTCCCACTCCGGAACGTCGGGGAGCAATGGCTTGGCATCCTCCGCATCTTCGGCGCCGTCGCCTCCGAACAGGCTGCCCTGCCCGGACTCGCGATCCGCGCGCATCTTCTGACCGTATTCCAGTGCCGCGTCGACCCCTGCGGTCAGCGCGGCGCGCCCACCGAACTCATCGACGGCGCCCGCCTGAATCAGGGCCTCGATCACACGCTTGTTCACGCTCTTCGCGTCGATCGAGCCACATAGATCGTGGAGCGACTCGAAGGATCCATTCTCCTTGCGGGCCTCGAGGACCGACCGGATCGCCCCCTCGCCGACGTTCTTGATGGCCGATAGGCCGAAGCGTATCCGCTCACCGTCCGGCGTAAAGTCCAGATCCGATGCGTTGATCGTCGGCGGCGAAACCTCGATCTTCATGTCACGACATTCCTTGATGTAGCGCACGAGTTTGTCGGTGTTGCCCTTGTCGTTGGTAAGAACGGCGGCCATGAAGTGGACCGGGTGGTGCGTCTTGAGCCACGCGGTGTGGTAAGCCACTAACGCGTAGGCGGCGGAGTGCGACTTGTTGAAGCCGTAACCGGCGAAGAAAGCCATCAACTCGAAGACCTTCTTGGCTGTCTCGGGATCGATATCACGAGCCTCCGCCTGCGCCCGGAACTTCTTCTCCTCCTGCTCCATCACCTCGATCTTCTTCTTGCCCATGGCTCGCCGCAGGATGTCGGCCTCGCCCAGCGAGTAGCCGGCCATCACCGATGCGATCTGCATCACCTGTTCCTGGTAGACGATGACGCCATAGGTCTCGCGAAGAATCTCCTCGAGCAACGGGTGCGGATACTCGACCTGCACCTTCCCGTGTCGACGCTGAATGAAATCGTCGATCAGGCCCCCACCGATCGGCCCCGGTCGGTAGAGAGCGTTCAGTGCGATGAGATCCTCGAAACGCTCGGGCTTGAGGCGTCGAAGGATCCCTTTCATCCCCTCGGATTCGAACTGAAACACGCCACCGGTGCCGGCGGCGGTGAACAGTTCGTAGACCTTCGGGTCGTCCAGAGGTAGGGTCGCCAGATCCGGCCGCTCCCCGGTCGCGGCCTCGATCGAATCCAGGGCATCGTCGATCAACGTCAGCGTCTTCAGACCCAGGAAATCGAGTTTGAGGAGACCCATCTCCTCGACCTCGTCCTTGGCCCACTGGGTCGTCACCTCGTCGCCGGACTTGGTACCGCGGTACAGCGGTGCGAATTCGACAATCGGTTTCGGGGTGATGACGACACCGGCCGCATGGGTCGATGCGTGACGCGTCAGGCCTTCGAGTCGCTGCGCGATGTCCAGCAACTCGCGAACCTGGGCATCGGTGTTGTAGAGCTGCTTGAGTTTAGGGACTTCGTCCATCGCCTTGGCGATCGTGATGTCCGCACCGGGTTGCGCTGGGACAAGTTTCGCAATCTTGTCGACCTCGGAGTACGGCACCTCGAGGGCACGGCCGACGTCGCGGATGACGGCGCGTGCCGCCATCGTTCCAAACGTGATGATCTGCGCGACGTTGGGTCGACCGTATTTCTCGGTGACGTAATCGATCACCTTCTCGCGCTTTCGGAAACAGAAATCGATGTCGATGTCCGGCATCGAGACCCGTTCCGGGTTGAGGAATCGTTCGAACAGCAAGTTGTACTCGAGCGGATCGATATCGGTGATCCGCATCGCCCAGGCGACCACAGAGCCGGCCGCCGACCCACGTCCGGGACCCACGGGAATGTCGCTCTCGCGGGCATAACGGATGAAGTCCCAGGTGATCAGGAAGTAACCCGCAAACCCCATCTGCCGGATGATCCCGACCTCTCGTTGCAGTCGTTCACGATACGCCTCCGGGAGGATGGCGGAACCACGAGAGACGGGACTGTTCGCACGTTCGTGAAGCCTGCGCTCCAGGCCGTCCCTTGCGATCTTCTCGAAGTAGTCATCGAGATTCGTGCCCGCGGGCACCGGGAACTCCGGTAGATGAAGCGGCTGCTTCTCGAACGCAAACTGGCAGCGTTCGGCGATGTCGAGGGTGTTCTCGAGGGCCGCTGGATGGTCCGGAAACACGCCTGCCATCTCCGCACGC contains:
- the metK gene encoding methionine adenosyltransferase, whose translation is MGSNNRHLFTSESVTEGHPDKVADQISDAILDAILTVDPQCRVACETLVTTGLCLIAGEITTTGYVDLPNVARRTIAEIGYTDPGYGFDHDTCAVLSTIDEQSPDIAMGVDPGGAGDQGLMFGYACRETKELMPLPISLSHKLVRQMAAVRKSGDVKFLRPDGKSQVTVEYDGQRPVRIDAILLSTQHDEGVTGAQITEALRETVIGPVMPKDLVDDKTRILVNPTGNFVVGGPKGDAGLTGRKIIVDTYGGMGHHGGGAFSGKDSTKVDRSASYMGRYIAKNIVAAGLADRIEVQLAYAIGIADPVSVMVDTFGTGTVDDARLSDLVREHFPLQPKGIIDHLQLRRPVFRQTAAYGHFGRDEEGFTWEKTDVADRLKDAG
- the dnaE gene encoding DNA polymerase III subunit alpha; this encodes MADNAPGFVHLHNHTTYSLLDGAQRVSEMCQRAADDGQPAIAITDHGNLFGVLEFGKKAAKAGIKPIIGVEAYIAPGSCTDKSPVAVPGVGKKNYYHLLLLAENYVGYKNLIQLSSKGFLDGFYYRPRIDKELLAQHSEGILGLSACLAGEVATFLRHGQYDQARDSAGEFRELFGEDRFWLEIQDHGIPEQQLVNDGLFKLSKELNIPLAASNDTHYLLQDDHTAHDVLVCIQTGKTVQGKDRMTYTKQHYLKSRAEMAGVFPDHPAALENTLDIAERCQFAFEKQPLHLPEFPVPAGTNLDDYFEKIARDGLERRLHERANSPVSRGSAILPEAYRERLQREVGIIRQMGFAGYFLITWDFIRYARESDIPVGPGRGSAAGSVVAWAMRITDIDPLEYNLLFERFLNPERVSMPDIDIDFCFRKREKVIDYVTEKYGRPNVAQIITFGTMAARAVIRDVGRALEVPYSEVDKIAKLVPAQPGADITIAKAMDEVPKLKQLYNTDAQVRELLDIAQRLEGLTRHASTHAAGVVITPKPIVEFAPLYRGTKSGDEVTTQWAKDEVEEMGLLKLDFLGLKTLTLIDDALDSIEAATGERPDLATLPLDDPKVYELFTAAGTGGVFQFESEGMKGILRRLKPERFEDLIALNALYRPGPIGGGLIDDFIQRRHGKVQVEYPHPLLEEILRETYGVIVYQEQVMQIASVMAGYSLGEADILRRAMGKKKIEVMEQEEKKFRAQAEARDIDPETAKKVFELMAFFAGYGFNKSHSAAYALVAYHTAWLKTHHPVHFMAAVLTNDKGNTDKLVRYIKECRDMKIEVSPPTINASDLDFTPDGERIRFGLSAIKNVGEGAIRSVLEARKENGSFESLHDLCGSIDAKSVNKRVIEALIQAGAVDEFGGRAALTAGVDAALEYGQKMRADRESGQGSLFGGDGAEDAEDAKPLLPDVPEWDEKTRLSHEKASLGFYVSGHPLESHAELLGDFASHRVGMLQQLPSGTEVAVGGIVGDLRRRKSKRGDWWASLTLDDMDGQVDVLVFPKAYQAAQEEIDDERAIMVFGRYEVDEGRVRVIADSVCPLEDLRERRVEAVQVKIHAADLDETTVASILSIVEEHRGETQLYLELARPGSYRLVARVESQLRVQPSREFSAAMERILGPNTVRYRARPQV
- a CDS encoding alkaline phosphatase family protein, whose protein sequence is MVAGGFALALLAWAGAFRVDADEFVVVESRVGLGLRKVETGLRWSIPLLTRRDRYPSQGVELPLPQAEALQLQARDGSRYGFRGWITVRARPESWRELHASSGGEGLPGVLRDAITESAGVYTLGEGRPSLTGSQVRDFERELGRQLLERGVDLRRLELDSIDLLRSVDNQSVARDDVKVLVIGLDGADWAVIDPLIEQGRLPHLRGLVDRGVRAKLLSISPMLSPVIWTSIATGVEPSRHGILDFLVDDPSGGARQPVTSAQRLSPAVWELLSAADVEVGVVGWWASWPADPVRGYMVSDRIAYQLFDWETDLDDAEGKTWPPELYGQLRDSMVTPESVGWDQVQPYLAGERKDASAYDEQERELLDEFRTLLASGETYRGIHRVLHADRPVRLQMVYFEGTDTVGHLFMPYRNPPLPGVDASGIESFGEIVDRYYETVDGYIGELLAERDESWTVMVVSDHGFASDSTRPQTTDSRIGHGAAADWHRRFGILLLSGAHVDPDARLEETSIYDVAPTLMALFGQPIPESWPGRVLAGALEADFFSRHPVLYRDDEPRRQEPRHQVGLDPSAQDLLVKLESLGYISAGGGDAGDSLTARNNAGVAFLSEGRYADAEEEFRQGLVVQPSAPMLIFNLGLAQRFQGKLDQARQQFRQAQGHETTRRIAGHQLAILDLADGDLESAEAEARRVLEFEPDAAEVRNTLGLILEQAGRIDEAWDAYLTASNLDPDAALARNNLGNISKRRGSLDDAERWYLAAIEADPYFMGAYNNLALVYQARGAVDRAIDLYGRALGKAPNNATVLNNLASLYYQVEELDRAREMWRRAVDADPAYPSPLNNLASLAIRDGDPLTAERLLRRALELEPGYGDAQMNLAIVLHGRGDRAGALDAMRKATEDPRTGANAWLQYGVLQLDGGTPESHAAAVEILVQASGIYPDRVELLNALGGAYQRSGQGPQALESWRRSLELQPQQPQLRQFVERLEAAETP